The genomic region TTCCGGATAAGCACATCAATACGTAACACAATCCTTACTTTTCAGCATGAAAAAATTCCGTTTTAGTGCGGCCGTTCTGGCGGCTTTAATGACCGGCGGTGCTTTTGCGCAGCAGGGTCCGATTCAGTTTCAGGCCAAAGGCATTCTGGCCCTGTCGGATGCCGACATGACGCCTTCGGCCCTTGTTGATAACAACCTGTACCGCGGGAAAAACAACCGCGACCAGATGACCATCGTGACGTTCCCGCTGAACCGGAACGGGCAGAACATGGCCTCTCTGGGCGTATCCAACTCCGCCGCGCTGTACGACAAAGCCGCCGCGGTCACTCCCAACGGGCGCCTTGCGTTCGTTCTGGAAGGGTACGGACAAATCTCCGACAGCCTCACCACGCTGAAAAACGGCATGAAGGACTATCCCGCCGCCGCCCGCCTGTTCATCGTGGACATGACCCAGCCGCTCAAACCCGCTGTCAAAGTAGCCTCGTTCAGCAGTGCGCCTTCGGCGGTGTCGATGAACCCGCAGGGCACGATGCTCGTCATTGGCTCGGGCGACGCCGGCAAGGAAATCCGTCTGCTGGAATTTGACAACACGGGCAAACCGACCCGCAACCTGACGACGGCCTCGCCCGTTGCCGGACAAAAAATCACCGACCTGGCCTGGCATCCCAGCGGCCAGTTCATCGCCTACACCGTGGCCGGTACCGGCGAAGTGGGCCTGTTGAAAATGACGCTGGACCAGACCAGAAAGCCGACCCTGGCGCCGCACGGCAAAACCGTGAAAGTCGGCACGATGCCCGCTACGGGCCGCTTTACCCCGGACGGGAATTTCTTCATCGTTTCGGACATCAAGAAAGAAGC from Tellurirhabdus rosea harbors:
- a CDS encoding beta-propeller fold lactonase family protein — protein: MKKFRFSAAVLAALMTGGAFAQQGPIQFQAKGILALSDADMTPSALVDNNLYRGKNNRDQMTIVTFPLNRNGQNMASLGVSNSAALYDKAAAVTPNGRLAFVLEGYGQISDSLTTLKNGMKDYPAAARLFIVDMTQPLKPAVKVASFSSAPSAVSMNPQGTMLVIGSGDAGKEIRLLEFDNTGKPTRNLTTASPVAGQKITDLAWHPSGQFIAYTVAGTGEVGLLKMTLDQTRKPTLAPHGKTVKVGTMPATGRFTPDGNFFIVSDIKKEASGQGAGKGEIMVVQFSTEDTPGEHKLVGTTAAGESAEALAVSPDGATLVVVNANQSYQPYGNPAAGKSSISVYSIGKDGQLALANEYPLEGVAPQSVDFDKSGNAIAVGVSEYVDYGDRMGGIEFFKVNKGDKPSLERMPGKISVPRGVHTVKVF